Proteins from a genomic interval of Acetobacterium woodii DSM 1030:
- a CDS encoding ECF transporter S component, with the protein MKNLKTNDLVKLSFFVAIIVLLAVTPFLGYIPLGFTRATIIHIPVIIGSIILGPFYGAFLGFVFGLTSLINNTFNPTVTSFVFTPFYSLGTYSGNFWSLVICFVPRILVGVVPHYLYRGMKKIKNNDVLALSVAGVGGSLTNTLLVMNFIYLFFGQSYAEVKNVALSTLYGVILSVIAINGIPEAIVAGILTTAICKALLRYSKAPILQ; encoded by the coding sequence TGTTTTATTAGCGGTGACCCCATTTTTAGGTTACATCCCTCTGGGATTTACCCGCGCCACGATTATTCACATCCCGGTTATTATTGGCAGTATTATTCTGGGACCGTTTTACGGTGCTTTTCTGGGTTTTGTTTTTGGGCTGACCAGTTTAATTAACAACACCTTTAATCCAACCGTTACTTCTTTTGTTTTTACCCCGTTTTATTCACTGGGTACTTATTCCGGTAATTTCTGGAGTTTGGTCATTTGTTTTGTGCCGCGAATTTTGGTTGGCGTGGTGCCTCATTATCTTTATCGAGGGATGAAGAAAATTAAAAATAACGATGTTTTAGCATTAAGTGTTGCCGGCGTTGGCGGATCACTGACGAATACGTTGTTGGTTATGAATTTTATTTATCTGTTTTTCGGTCAAAGTTATGCAGAGGTGAAAAATGTTGCATTATCGACATTATACGGAGTGATCTTATCGGTGATTGCAATTAATGGTATTCCCGAAGCGATTGTCGCCGGAATTCTGACCACTGCTATTTGTAAAGCACTGCTTCGTTATAGCAAAGCACCAATCCTTCAATAA
- the yqeC gene encoding selenium cofactor biosynthesis protein YqeC, with product MELINHLNITENDVITITGGGGKTSLMFALGNELSAQKLTHVMTTTTKICIADVPEAQCLIRNKMSDIITEILKDPKRNWVIGKEKNTEAKISGFSEAELNSLKQAIVPLVILNEGDGSKRKPYKFYKDYEPSIPQMTTILIHVIGAETLFRKIDDQTFHRAELFGNNQMIFNEEILKKSFSDFIQNKLDNTLNKTATRVLFINKADGENYSNAQIMAKTGAPLFDRCLIGSLKEGWVENIK from the coding sequence ATGGAACTTATTAATCATTTAAACATTACCGAAAATGATGTTATCACAATCACTGGCGGCGGGGGCAAAACCTCGTTGATGTTTGCTTTAGGAAACGAACTCTCGGCTCAAAAATTAACCCACGTAATGACGACGACCACAAAAATCTGTATTGCCGATGTGCCGGAAGCGCAATGTTTGATTCGAAACAAGATGTCGGACATCATTACCGAAATATTAAAAGACCCCAAACGCAACTGGGTGATCGGAAAAGAAAAAAACACTGAAGCAAAAATTTCCGGATTTTCAGAAGCCGAACTAAATAGCTTAAAACAAGCAATTGTTCCGTTAGTCATTTTAAATGAAGGCGACGGGTCAAAACGCAAACCCTATAAATTTTATAAAGACTATGAACCCTCCATTCCCCAAATGACAACCATCCTGATTCATGTCATTGGTGCCGAAACCCTATTTCGTAAAATCGACGACCAAACCTTTCATCGTGCCGAATTGTTTGGCAATAATCAAATGATCTTTAATGAAGAGATTCTTAAAAAATCGTTTAGTGATTTTATCCAAAATAAATTGGACAATACCTTGAATAAAACGGCTACCCGAGTTCTTTTTATTAATAAAGCCGATGGCGAGAACTACTCCAATGCCCAGATCATGGCCAAAACCGGAGCACCCCTGTTCGATCGCTGTTTAATCGGTTCATTAAAAGAAGGCTGGGTCGAAAACATTAAATAA
- a CDS encoding carbon starvation CstA family protein — MTTFFIGLFILVFGGFFYGKFVDRVFAPDNRSTPAINKADGVDFVAMPKWKNQLIELLNIAGTGPVLGPIQGILFGPLAFITIPLGCVLAGAVHDYMNGMISIRNGGAQMPRMVGKYLGKNIKRFYTIVLWLLLFLVGVVFIYTPGDLIVRDILNKDAGAQSSTIWIVYAGIFGYYLIATFFPIDKIIGRIYPIFGAILIISAIGVFVGIMMDGGVNLQNLSMETLPQHPLGQKFIPVFFITVACGILSGFHGSQSTLISRTVSSEKEGRSTFYNMMILEGFIAMCWAAGAMVLFNRGVDLSTGATAMVGLISREFLGAIGSFFAILGVIVLPITSGDTAFRSLRLMVGETFNIDQTVIKKRILTTLGIFIPAITILVFAKTSPNGFNLLWQYFGFTNQFVAIFALAMAAVYLKVEKKVIWITLIPGMFYTFIVISYICHAPIGLGLEPRLGSLIGLDPNSYILSYIIGAVASVLYMLFVLKRGKHGLNELQPVTAN, encoded by the coding sequence GTGACTACTTTTTTTATTGGACTATTTATTTTAGTATTCGGCGGATTTTTTTACGGAAAATTCGTGGATCGGGTTTTTGCTCCTGATAATCGGTCAACGCCGGCCATCAACAAAGCAGATGGGGTGGATTTTGTGGCGATGCCGAAGTGGAAAAACCAGTTAATTGAATTGCTTAATATTGCTGGTACCGGCCCGGTTCTGGGACCCATTCAGGGAATTCTTTTTGGACCGCTGGCATTTATCACAATTCCGCTTGGATGTGTGTTGGCCGGAGCGGTTCATGATTACATGAATGGGATGATCTCGATCCGTAATGGCGGTGCTCAAATGCCGCGGATGGTAGGTAAATATCTGGGCAAAAATATCAAGCGTTTTTATACTATTGTGTTATGGCTGTTGCTTTTTCTTGTTGGGGTTGTTTTTATTTATACGCCAGGTGATCTGATTGTCAGAGATATCCTTAATAAAGATGCCGGTGCTCAAAGCTCAACTATTTGGATTGTGTATGCCGGTATTTTTGGTTATTATTTAATTGCCACTTTTTTTCCGATTGATAAAATAATCGGCCGGATTTATCCGATTTTTGGTGCGATTCTGATTATTTCGGCCATTGGCGTCTTTGTGGGAATTATGATGGATGGTGGGGTTAATCTTCAGAACCTGTCAATGGAAACCCTTCCGCAACATCCATTGGGGCAAAAATTTATACCAGTATTTTTTATCACTGTTGCTTGTGGAATTTTATCGGGTTTCCATGGCAGTCAGTCAACCCTGATTTCCCGGACCGTCAGCTCCGAAAAAGAAGGTCGGTCAACCTTTTATAATATGATGATATTAGAAGGTTTCATTGCCATGTGCTGGGCTGCCGGGGCAATGGTGCTTTTTAATCGCGGGGTCGATTTGAGTACCGGTGCGACTGCGATGGTCGGACTGATTTCCCGCGAATTTTTAGGAGCAATTGGATCATTTTTTGCCATTTTGGGGGTTATCGTACTTCCCATTACTTCAGGCGATACAGCGTTTCGCTCACTTCGCTTGATGGTGGGCGAAACGTTTAATATTGATCAAACGGTGATAAAGAAGCGGATTTTAACGACTTTGGGGATCTTTATTCCCGCCATCACGATTCTTGTTTTTGCTAAAACCTCGCCTAATGGATTTAATCTGCTGTGGCAGTATTTTGGTTTTACCAACCAGTTTGTTGCGATATTCGCTTTGGCTATGGCGGCGGTATATCTGAAAGTCGAGAAAAAAGTGATCTGGATAACACTGATTCCCGGCATGTTTTATACGTTTATCGTGATCAGTTATATTTGCCATGCGCCGATTGGTTTAGGTCTGGAACCGCGACTTGGTTCACTTATAGGTTTGGACCCTAACAGTTATATCCTGTCTTATATAATTGGTGCTGTCGCTTCGGTTCTATACATGTTGTTTGTCTTAAAACGGGGTAAGCATGGACTGAATGAGCTTCAACCGGTGACTGCTAATTAA
- a CDS encoding bifunctional metallophosphatase/5'-nucleotidase — MKIWKKGLIYLLMVVMVLGFWGSTVLGATLNDDQTITLKIIHTNDTHSRYTYSEKNKTIGYAKLKTIINQKNPDLIVDAGDIFHGQSFATIETGGSIAELMAAVGYDAIAPGNHDFNYGSQRLLELGTIANTKILGNNVVNADSGTAFFHDEYLIKTIDVGGETIKIGVFGLISPDIYSDTAPSNVAGLSFGSREQTIAIAQQAVAALKAQGCDVIVALTHIGDSDNGTLMRSDAIALGAPGIDVIVDGHTHDVENREVNGTLIVQTGCFFSAVGEVEITLEKNTGLLTHTENQEKTSSDQTTMTEAGSEESVTEPDGTTIEAHATPTNYTVMSKSESLTTVAQATDELIPADPAVTALIAEIEAREAPIKKEVVGNTPVKLGGNTDNIWQDVRLGEINLGRALADSYRFETNADIAVENAGGIRAEIPAGDINKGQVIDVLPFGNYLVTKKISGAEIKTMLETSIEIGVTNQIANDSNNNAWPSNSGSYLQWSGITAQYDLSKPKGERVFAAKVGATELNPEQLYTFACNNYLATNSDYPALANASTISEYAACDEAFISYLQTAGNERFMSAVNNPNVTPGTAPIVAPVGQKQSTDNPKTGTRLWWDYLLQWLQSVVA, encoded by the coding sequence ATGAAAATTTGGAAAAAAGGTCTGATTTATCTGCTGATGGTGGTTATGGTGTTGGGATTTTGGGGATCAACAGTTCTGGGGGCAACGCTAAACGACGATCAAACGATTACCCTTAAAATTATTCATACGAATGATACCCATTCCCGTTATACCTATAGTGAAAAAAACAAGACGATCGGTTATGCAAAACTAAAAACCATTATTAATCAGAAAAATCCCGACTTAATAGTCGATGCCGGCGATATTTTTCATGGTCAATCTTTTGCTACCATTGAAACCGGCGGCAGTATCGCAGAACTTATGGCAGCGGTTGGATATGATGCCATCGCACCGGGAAATCATGACTTTAATTATGGCAGTCAGCGACTGCTAGAATTAGGAACCATAGCTAATACCAAAATTCTGGGAAATAATGTTGTGAATGCTGATTCGGGAACGGCTTTTTTTCATGATGAGTATTTAATTAAAACCATTGATGTGGGTGGTGAAACAATTAAAATAGGGGTGTTTGGTTTAATCAGCCCGGATATATATTCGGATACAGCGCCATCTAATGTTGCCGGATTGTCTTTCGGCAGCCGGGAACAGACAATTGCGATCGCACAGCAAGCGGTTGCGGCGCTGAAAGCCCAAGGTTGTGATGTGATCGTGGCCTTGACACACATTGGCGATTCCGATAATGGAACCCTCATGCGGAGTGATGCCATTGCTTTAGGGGCACCAGGAATTGACGTCATTGTGGATGGTCACACCCACGATGTTGAAAATCGCGAAGTTAATGGAACTTTGATTGTCCAAACCGGATGTTTTTTTAGTGCTGTGGGTGAGGTTGAAATCACATTGGAAAAAAATACCGGTTTATTGACGCACACTGAAAATCAGGAAAAAACATCTTCGGACCAAACAACGATGACGGAAGCTGGTAGCGAAGAAAGTGTCACCGAACCGGATGGCACGACTATTGAAGCACATGCAACGCCAACAAATTATACCGTGATGAGTAAATCAGAATCCCTGACGACGGTCGCTCAAGCGACTGATGAGCTGATTCCGGCTGATCCGGCAGTAACAGCCTTAATTGCTGAAATTGAAGCTAGAGAAGCACCGATTAAAAAAGAGGTAGTGGGAAATACACCAGTGAAATTGGGCGGGAATACCGATAATATTTGGCAAGATGTCCGATTGGGTGAAATAAATTTGGGCCGCGCCTTAGCGGATAGCTATCGTTTTGAAACTAATGCTGATATTGCGGTTGAAAATGCGGGTGGAATCCGGGCTGAAATTCCTGCCGGAGATATTAATAAAGGTCAGGTTATTGATGTGTTACCGTTCGGAAATTATCTTGTCACCAAAAAAATTTCCGGAGCCGAGATAAAAACAATGTTGGAAACAAGTATCGAAATTGGTGTAACGAATCAAATTGCAAATGATAGCAATAATAACGCATGGCCCAGCAATAGCGGTAGTTACCTGCAGTGGAGTGGTATAACGGCACAATATGATTTATCAAAACCAAAAGGTGAACGGGTTTTCGCTGCCAAAGTCGGTGCTACCGAGCTAAACCCAGAGCAGTTATATACTTTTGCTTGTAATAATTATCTAGCGACTAACAGTGATTATCCGGCTTTGGCCAATGCCAGTACCATTAGTGAGTATGCGGCTTGCGATGAAGCCTTTATCAGCTATTTGCAGACGGCCGGCAACGAGCGCTTTATGAGTGCTGTTAATAATCCCAATGTTACCCCCGGGACAGCGCCAATTGTTGCCCCAGTCGGACAAAAACAATCGACTGATAATCCCAAGACTGGCACGCGATTGTGGTGGGATTACCTTCTTCAATGGTTGCAATCAGTGGTTGCTTAA
- a CDS encoding nucleoside deaminase has translation MFLWQLDCFAKGGSHIKKNLQEMMEQAIIIAKQGEAKGEVPIGALVVCQGEVIARAHNQKETLADPTAHAEMLVIREAAKKLGRWRLDDCQLFVTAEPCVMCMGAIIQARIPFLVYGATEKKFGGVESTAYLCQHPMLPKQMEIYAGICEQQCEALLKNFFSSKR, from the coding sequence TTGTTTTTATGGCAGCTTGATTGTTTTGCTAAAGGAGGGAGTCACATCAAAAAAAATCTTCAAGAAATGATGGAGCAAGCGATTATAATCGCTAAACAGGGGGAAGCAAAAGGCGAAGTGCCAATTGGTGCGTTGGTGGTTTGTCAGGGTGAAGTTATCGCCAGGGCCCATAATCAGAAAGAGACTTTGGCTGATCCGACGGCTCATGCAGAAATGTTGGTGATTCGGGAAGCGGCTAAAAAATTAGGCCGATGGCGGTTGGATGACTGTCAACTTTTTGTTACGGCGGAACCTTGCGTGATGTGTATGGGTGCAATCATTCAGGCGCGAATTCCATTTTTGGTATATGGGGCCACCGAAAAAAAATTTGGCGGGGTGGAATCGACGGCTTACCTGTGTCAACATCCGATGTTGCCAAAACAGATGGAGATTTATGCCGGAATTTGTGAACAACAATGTGAGGCGCTACTGAAAAATTTTTTTAGCAGCAAGCGATGA
- a CDS encoding DUF362 domain-containing protein → MNDKSKVYFTTLRTTGSNNILKKLEKLVVAAGMTAIDFENKFAAIKIHLGEPGNLAYLRPNYAKVVVDMIKANGGKPFLTDCNTLYVGRRKNALEHLDAAYENGYNPFVTGCHVIIGDGLKGTDDIEVPLDGGECIKTAKIGRAMMDADIFISMTHFKGHESTGFGGVLKNIGMGCGSRRGKMEMHSSSKPFVKENKCRSCKICEKSCAFNAISYRQGDGKAAIDDAVCVGCGRCMGVCPFDAISPKYDESNDVLNKKIAEYTKAVVSGRPQFHISFVIDVSPNCDCHVENDLPIIQDVGIFASIDPIALDIACADACNQAPIISGSYVDDQIHEHHVEDPENKDLFTLTHPETNWQVAIDHGVKLGLGNKEYVIIEV, encoded by the coding sequence ATGAACGATAAATCAAAAGTTTATTTTACAACGCTTCGGACTACCGGTTCAAACAATATCTTAAAAAAACTTGAAAAATTGGTTGTTGCAGCAGGAATGACGGCTATTGATTTTGAAAATAAATTTGCCGCCATTAAGATCCATCTGGGAGAACCGGGAAATCTGGCTTATTTACGACCCAATTATGCCAAAGTAGTTGTTGATATGATCAAAGCAAACGGCGGAAAACCGTTTCTTACCGATTGCAATACCCTTTACGTGGGGCGGCGAAAAAATGCCCTGGAACATCTGGATGCGGCCTATGAAAATGGCTATAATCCCTTTGTGACCGGATGCCATGTGATTATCGGGGATGGTTTGAAAGGGACGGATGATATTGAGGTACCATTAGATGGCGGTGAATGTATCAAAACCGCTAAAATCGGTCGGGCGATGATGGATGCCGATATTTTTATTTCGATGACCCATTTTAAAGGCCATGAAAGTACCGGTTTTGGCGGGGTTCTCAAAAATATCGGAATGGGATGTGGATCACGTCGCGGTAAAATGGAAATGCACTCTTCCAGCAAGCCATTTGTAAAAGAAAATAAATGCCGGAGCTGTAAAATATGTGAAAAGAGCTGCGCCTTTAATGCCATTTCTTATCGGCAAGGAGACGGCAAAGCCGCCATTGATGATGCTGTTTGTGTTGGGTGTGGCCGTTGTATGGGCGTTTGCCCCTTTGACGCAATTTCACCAAAATATGATGAAAGCAATGATGTACTCAACAAAAAAATCGCCGAATATACTAAGGCGGTTGTCAGCGGGCGACCTCAATTCCATATCAGCTTTGTGATTGATGTATCACCAAATTGTGATTGTCATGTTGAAAATGATTTGCCAATCATCCAGGATGTTGGTATTTTTGCTTCTATTGATCCAATTGCTTTGGACATAGCATGTGCCGATGCCTGTAATCAAGCGCCGATTATTAGTGGTAGTTATGTTGATGACCAAATTCACGAACATCATGTTGAAGATCCTGAAAACAAAGATTTATTTACCTTGACGCATCCGGAAACAAACTGGCAGGTCGCTATTGATCACGGGGTCAAACTGGGGTTAGGAAATAAGGAATACGTAATCATAGAAGTTTAA